One Lusitaniella coriacea LEGE 07157 genomic window carries:
- a CDS encoding ATP synthase subunit I, translating into MAQVSSRRKPLLSFFQELTGIKLERRFLTSSRWFLAAIGIAIALVWNWKLLLATTVGIGAMWGVYQLQGQNWHAYQVNLQKFFSSTHRQFTLAVSSGGIAALLTYMAASIWANVENRWLAVGAILQGLGTLLTLALLSWRAIDSQTHSNEDKYDRLLADLTQPDPLKRLIAVRQLTRLAAKESFNTPHRAQVVQYFHLLLGQESEAIVRDAVLEGLQAFEPRNPDLRRPTLKMPLNLRHSPTQPEFDEPIVPRNRVTRVQEKEL; encoded by the coding sequence GTGGCACAAGTGTCATCCAGGCGAAAGCCGCTTCTTTCTTTTTTCCAGGAACTCACAGGCATTAAATTGGAGCGTCGATTTCTCACCTCTAGTCGTTGGTTCCTCGCTGCAATTGGAATCGCGATCGCGCTGGTTTGGAACTGGAAGCTGCTCCTCGCAACAACGGTTGGGATTGGTGCAATGTGGGGTGTTTATCAACTCCAAGGTCAAAACTGGCACGCCTACCAAGTCAATCTCCAAAAATTCTTCAGCAGCACCCATCGGCAATTTACCCTAGCTGTCAGTAGTGGGGGAATTGCCGCACTTTTGACCTATATGGCAGCCTCAATTTGGGCAAATGTCGAAAATCGTTGGTTAGCGGTAGGCGCTATTCTTCAAGGGTTGGGAACGCTATTGACCCTTGCATTATTATCTTGGCGCGCGATCGATTCTCAAACTCACTCCAACGAAGACAAATACGATCGACTCCTCGCAGATTTAACCCAACCCGATCCCCTCAAGCGCCTCATCGCCGTGCGCCAACTGACTCGCTTGGCAGCAAAAGAGTCATTCAACACTCCCCATCGCGCGCAGGTGGTGCAATATTTTCATCTTTTGTTAGGACAAGAATCAGAAGCGATCGTGCGAGATGCAGTACTTGAAGGACTTCAGGCATTTGAACCGCGCAACCCCGATTTAAGAAGACCCACACTCAAAATGCCCCTCAATCTCCGGCATTCTCCCACTCAGCCCGAATTTGACGAGCCAATTGTACCGCGAAACAGAGTGACAAGAGTTCAAGAGAAGGAACTCTAG
- a CDS encoding polysaccharide deacetylase family protein: MQFAPLYPLLYRLLKPAFPGCLWTGSRDRPRIALTFDDGPHPTYTPQLLKILDFYQISASFFLLGTCVEKYPDLAKEVHQRGHWIGLHGYYHHSFPLLSPPELRDSLQKNQRAIASACQIDLHNLRDVRPPNGLFVPQTLQHIHQWNYRPVMWSVVPEDWVRPGISTVVGRVLSQVKNGSLIVLHDGKCGGQDVAQTAEMLIPQLLERGYQFTTIDEFQRDRSEEKNVPDLSV; the protein is encoded by the coding sequence ATGCAATTTGCTCCACTCTATCCCCTGCTCTATCGCCTTCTCAAACCCGCCTTTCCCGGTTGTTTGTGGACGGGTTCGCGCGATCGCCCCCGTATTGCCCTCACCTTCGACGATGGTCCCCATCCCACCTACACGCCTCAATTACTAAAAATTCTCGATTTCTATCAAATTTCAGCCAGTTTTTTTTTGCTGGGAACCTGCGTCGAAAAATATCCCGATCTTGCCAAAGAAGTCCACCAACGGGGACACTGGATTGGACTCCACGGCTATTACCATCATTCGTTTCCTCTCCTTTCCCCTCCAGAACTGCGCGACAGCTTACAAAAAAACCAACGCGCGATCGCGTCCGCCTGTCAAATCGATCTCCACAATCTGCGCGATGTCAGACCCCCTAATGGCTTATTCGTGCCGCAGACCCTACAACATATCCATCAGTGGAACTATCGTCCCGTTATGTGGAGTGTCGTTCCGGAAGATTGGGTGCGTCCCGGCATTTCCACTGTTGTGGGACGAGTTCTCTCTCAAGTCAAAAATGGCTCGCTGATTGTCCTGCACGATGGCAAATGTGGCGGACAAGACGTTGCGCAAACCGCTGAGATGTTAATCCCTCAACTCCTCGAACGAGGCTATCAATTTACAACCATTGATGAATTTCAGCGCGATCGCTCAGAAGAAAAAAATGTCCCTGACCTATCAGTTTGA
- a CDS encoding Uma2 family endonuclease — MVRYHPPQNLPPIEELPDSDDRPVDNELQIIVPTLLRVILNWLWADRKDWFFGVNMGIFHTTGENPRVPIVPDALLSLGVEHTVQPFGRPSYIIWNENWIVPIFVLEYVSRTYGGEYDEKMETYARLGVLYYLIYNPQYHARDRHEPFELYRLVEGEYVRQEGEPCWMPEIGLGIGREVGIYVNWEREWLYWYDQNGQRLLSPEERLEEERERVERERQRTKLERQRAEQERDRAERLAEQLRCLGIEPE, encoded by the coding sequence ATGGTAAGATATCATCCGCCACAAAATTTACCCCCTATCGAAGAACTTCCTGATTCCGACGATCGCCCTGTGGATAACGAGTTACAAATTATTGTCCCCACTCTACTTCGTGTCATTCTCAACTGGCTGTGGGCAGATCGCAAGGATTGGTTTTTTGGGGTCAATATGGGAATCTTCCACACCACCGGAGAAAATCCTAGAGTTCCCATTGTTCCCGATGCGCTGTTAAGTTTGGGAGTCGAACATACCGTACAACCTTTCGGACGACCGAGTTACATCATTTGGAATGAAAATTGGATCGTTCCGATTTTCGTCTTGGAATACGTCTCGCGTACCTATGGGGGAGAGTATGACGAAAAAATGGAGACTTACGCTCGTTTAGGGGTTTTGTATTATTTGATTTACAACCCGCAATACCATGCGCGCGATCGGCACGAACCCTTTGAACTTTATCGTTTAGTAGAGGGGGAATACGTTCGTCAAGAAGGCGAACCCTGTTGGATGCCGGAAATTGGCTTGGGGATTGGTCGCGAGGTAGGAATTTACGTCAATTGGGAGCGAGAATGGTTGTATTGGTACGACCAAAATGGTCAAAGATTGCTCTCGCCTGAAGAACGACTGGAAGAGGAACGGGAACGGGTAGAACGAGAACGTCAACGCACGAAGTTAGAACGCCAACGTGCAGAACAGGAACGCGATCGCGCCGAACGTTTAGCTGAACAATTGCGTTGTCTGGGAATTGAGCCGGAATAA